Proteins found in one Planococcus citri chromosome 2, ihPlaCitr1.1, whole genome shotgun sequence genomic segment:
- the LOC135836394 gene encoding uncharacterized protein LOC135836394 isoform X1, producing MYTIQTDDGKTIRVGKTKFYQWLNSQCDAEIIQDEFDVEMDYEMESQLEVATVDKPGGHSQSTPQSNQLSVLPNVCHLSSPMGHQCDEDACSTVFFPDDNDGDDYDHNDYSTDHLRQFSELGLEQNKIGNRQLFRIFVEFNLSRSCINKILNVLRNYTDPSHIHQLPADFRTAVGKYPNFKEIGSKLEIENKNACEQGSNGEDENLDDELELEIGNSDKNLKNDDNFIYFGLKKSLETGVAKFDEAENNLGLSINIDGVPVFKNSTKQFWPILGKFGKNPVFTIALWYGSSKPLDMNDFLKDFVAEMNSLVENGVLINGKKYSVYLKSGHFDSPARCAVLNAPGFNSYSGCHKCTVAGTHINHRMCFLGINAEPRTTEQFSDVYRHKKKVNSSELLKIKNFDVVKNVLLDSLHVVDLGVMKKLITKFWIPKLRPTDKQRLSGILASLPQYCPKEFQRKPRTLRHLANFNGKDYRMFVLYTAPLVMKDFLYDSEYCHFLYLHVAIRTLNDEPQIKSNSRVAWAKQLLESFVKDFPTIYGEEHTSYNVHALPHMTDDVKTTSKTLIEFSSYAFESYLGFLCKLVKSGRLPAKQVARRIHESHVFEVGRESNLTIKGLNKRIKDGVLEKVPQELQYGYEHYHSYRTFDSERKADRFCEIRGKRVMKIEYFSKHCISEEKYVCGVYLPPGKAFFDVPCKSTEVHEFVTQYPKDCEKICFTEVENITGKYFHMPVGLNQYLFSKLLHKYC from the exons ATGTATACAATTCAAACTGACGATGGTAAAACTATTCGTGTtggtaaaacaaaattttatcagtggTTGAATTCTCAATGTGATGCAGAAATT ATACAAGATGAATTTGATGTTGAAATGGATTATGAAATGGAGTCTCAACTTGAGGTCGCAACAGTTGATAAACCAGGTGGTCATTCTCAATCAACGCCTCAATCTAATCAACTTTCAGTTTTACCCAATGTCTGTCATTTATCATCTCCAATGGGTCATCAGTGTGATGAAGATGCATGTTCAACTGTATTCTTTCCTGATGATAATGATGGCGATGATTATGATCATAATGATTACTCCACTGATCATTTACGCCAGTTTTCTGAACTGG gGTTGGAGCAGAATAAAATCGGTAATCGTCAGCTGTTTAGGATTTTTGTAGAATTCAATTTGTCCAGAAGTTGCATAAATAAAATCCTGAATGTTCTCAGAAATTATACAGACCCTTCTCATATTCATCAGCTTCCAGCTGATTTTCGTACAGCTGTCGGGAAATACCCAAATTTTAAAGAGATTGGCTCAAaactggaaattgaaaataaaaatgcttGTGAGCAGGGAAGCAATGGTGAAGATGAAAATCTTGATGAtgaacttgaacttgaaattgGTAATTCAgataaaaacctcaaaaatgatgataatttcaTTTACTTTGGGTTAAAAAAGTCTTTGGAAACTGGCGTTGCTAAATTTGACGAAGCAGAGAATAATCTTGGCCTCTCTATTAATATTGATGGTGTTCCTGTCTTCAAGAATTCAACCAAACAGTTTTGGcccattttggggaaatttggAAAGAATCCGGTATTTACCATTGCATTGTGGTATGGAAGTAGTAAACCACTAGACATGAACGATTTTCTAAAAGATTTTGTGGCAGAGATGAATAGTTTGGTTGAAAATGGCGTCCTTATAAATGGAAAGAAATACTCAGTTTATTTAAAAAGTGGACATTTCGATAGTCCTGCGCGATGTGCAGTTTTGAATGCACCAGGATTCAATTCCTATTCCGGATGTCATAAGTGCACTGTTGCAGGCACTCACATCAACCATAGAATGTGTTTCCTGGGCATTAACGCAGAACCCAGAACTACTGAACAGTTTTCTGACGTCTATCggcataaaaaaaaagtaaatagttctgaattattgaaaatcaagaACTTCGACGTGGTGAAAAATGTTCTTCTAGACTCTCTACATGTAGTTGATTTAGGCGTGATGAAGAAATTGatcacaaaattttggattccaaAACTACGCCCAACAGATAAACAACGTCTATCCGGTATACTAGCATCACTTCCTCAGTACTGTCCGAAGGAGTTTCAAAGAAAGCCACGGACTTTACGACATCTTGCAAATTTCAATGGAAAAGATTATAGAATGTTTGTATTGTACACTGCTCCTCTGGTGATGAAAGATTTTCTTTATGATTCTGAGTACTGTCACTTCTTATATTTGCACGTTGCAATTCGGACGTTGAATGATGAACCACAGATTAAAAGTAATTCTCGTGTTGCTTGGGCTAAACAATTACTGGAATCTTTTGTAAAAGATTTCCCGACGATTTATGGAGAAGAACACACCTCATACAACGTGCATGCTCTGCCACATATGACGGATGACGTAAAAACAACGTCAAAAACGTTGATAGAATTTTCCTCGTATGCATTTGAAAGCTACTTGGGTTTCTTGTGCAAATTGGTTAAATCTGGACGTCTACCTGCCAAACAAGTTGCAAGACGCATACATGAAAGCCATGTTTTTGAAGTTGGGAGAGAAAGTAACCTCACTATCAAAGGATTAAATAAGCGCATCAAAGACGGAGTTCTTGAAAAAGTGCCACAAGAATTACAATATGGCTATGAACACTACCACAGTTATAGAACTTTTGATAGTGAAAGAAAAGCAGATCGTTTTTGTGAAATAAGGGGTAAAAGggttatgaaaattgaatacttttcaaaacattgcatttctgaagaaaaatacGTTTGTGGCGTATACTTGCCACCTGGAAAAGCCTTTTTCGACGTACCATGCAAGTCCACCGAAGTACATGAATTTGTCACACAATATCCCAAAGACtgtgaaaaaatatgctttaCTGAAGTAGAAAATATTACGGGAAAATACTTTCACATGCCTGTAGGCCTCAAccaatatttattttcaaaattgcttcaTAAGTACTGCT GA